A stretch of Campylobacter volucris DNA encodes these proteins:
- a CDS encoding phage tail assembly protein T codes for MGELEQSITQAEFNEWMEFLSNEPLACDRNEIQMSILLSMIASFMGAKNKCEDFLLSEYLKPSIKQSANTNQNIDLKKLGLDFLELLG; via the coding sequence ATAGGCGAACTAGAGCAAAGCATTACCCAAGCAGAATTTAATGAGTGGATGGAGTTTTTGTCTAATGAGCCTTTAGCTTGCGATAGAAATGAAATACAAATGAGCATTTTGCTTAGTATGATCGCATCTTTTATGGGAGCTAAAAATAAATGTGAAGATTTTTTACTAAGTGAGTATTTGAAGCCATCAATTAAGCAAAGTGCTAATACAAATCAAAATATAGATTTAAAAAAATTAGGTTTAGATTTTTTAGAACTTTTAGGATAA